One segment of uncultured Tolumonas sp. DNA contains the following:
- a CDS encoding YqaJ viral recombinase family protein — protein sequence MKSRYYQAVRLASTTHMRRDEWLAIRSKGIGSSDAAAAIGLSSYKCSLSLWLEKTGRQQPEDLSNKEAVVWGTVLEPVLAKMYAERTGRKVRRVNAVLQHPEYPFMLANLDREVVTENGTGILEIKTAGFYSMQLWEDGVPVAYQCQVLHQLAVTGHAWADVAVLLGGQEFRIYRIERDDDKIADVIRREAQFWSWVTEDQQPEPDGSVDAARALLSLFPADNGQTLDFTESGEFNNLFAELLKIRHRKEDIEQQESALKHRIQAALGSATAALFQQGKVTWRKAKDRLAPDIDKLSQEHPELLQQYAKAIPGTRRFTIQTTATQSH from the coding sequence ATGAAATCACGTTATTACCAAGCGGTCCGTCTGGCGTCGACTACCCACATGCGGCGTGATGAATGGCTGGCGATTCGTAGTAAAGGCATTGGTTCATCCGATGCCGCCGCAGCGATTGGGCTGTCGTCGTATAAATGTTCACTGTCATTGTGGCTGGAGAAAACAGGTCGACAACAACCGGAGGATTTATCCAACAAAGAAGCGGTTGTGTGGGGAACGGTACTGGAGCCTGTGCTGGCAAAGATGTATGCCGAGCGTACTGGTCGTAAAGTCAGACGGGTGAATGCGGTGCTCCAGCATCCAGAGTATCCGTTCATGCTGGCGAATCTTGACCGTGAAGTGGTGACTGAAAACGGCACGGGAATATTGGAAATTAAAACGGCGGGATTCTACAGCATGCAGTTGTGGGAGGATGGCGTACCCGTAGCTTATCAATGCCAGGTGTTACATCAGTTGGCCGTCACAGGACATGCATGGGCCGATGTGGCGGTGTTACTCGGTGGGCAGGAGTTTCGGATTTACCGGATTGAGCGTGATGACGATAAAATTGCTGACGTAATTCGACGCGAAGCGCAGTTCTGGTCGTGGGTGACGGAAGACCAACAACCTGAGCCGGATGGTTCGGTGGATGCTGCACGAGCGTTGTTATCGCTCTTTCCTGCTGATAACGGCCAGACACTCGATTTCACGGAATCGGGTGAGTTCAATAATCTGTTTGCTGAACTGCTAAAAATCAGACACCGCAAAGAGGACATCGAGCAGCAAGAGTCGGCATTGAAACACCGCATACAGGCTGCGTTGGGGTCAGCCACCGCCGCACTCTTTCAACAAGGTAAGGTCACTTGGCGCAAGGCCAAAGACCGATTAGCCCCCGATATTGACAAGCTGTCACAAGAGCACCCTGAGTTACTCCAGCAATACGCCAAGGCTATTCCTGGCACTCGTCGCTTCACCATTCAAACCACCGCAACTCAATCCCATTAA